In Sphingobacterium thalpophilum, a genomic segment contains:
- the ruvB gene encoding Holliday junction branch migration DNA helicase RuvB translates to MNENLDPNPERLSNTDRDIERALRPQAFEDFTGQAKILENLNIFVKAARLRGEALDHVLLHGPPGLGKTTLSHIIANEMGVGIKITSGPVLDKPGDLAGLLTNLEEGDVLFIDEIHRLSPLVEEYLYSAMEDFKIDIMLETGPNARSVQISLNPFTLIGATTRSGLLTAPLRARFGINSRLQYYDAKLLTTIVLRSAHILNTPISDEGAYEIARRSRGTPRIANALLRRTRDFAQIKGNGSIDKEIAKYALHALNVDENGLDEMDNKILTTIIDKFKGGPVGLKTVATAVGEDEGTIEEVYEPFLIQEGYIMRTSRGRECTEAAYKHLGRVNHSKGNTLF, encoded by the coding sequence ATGAACGAGAATTTAGATCCAAATCCAGAGCGTCTGAGCAACACAGATCGTGATATTGAACGGGCATTGCGGCCTCAGGCTTTTGAAGATTTTACAGGTCAGGCTAAAATATTAGAGAACCTCAATATTTTTGTGAAGGCAGCCAGGCTAAGAGGCGAGGCGCTGGATCACGTTTTGCTACATGGCCCCCCAGGCTTAGGAAAGACGACGTTATCCCATATCATTGCTAATGAGATGGGTGTTGGCATTAAAATTACTTCGGGACCTGTATTGGATAAACCGGGTGATCTTGCAGGATTATTGACAAATCTCGAAGAAGGGGATGTCTTGTTTATCGATGAGATCCACCGTTTAAGCCCTTTAGTAGAAGAATATCTCTATTCGGCAATGGAAGATTTTAAAATCGACATTATGCTGGAAACAGGGCCGAATGCACGGTCTGTGCAGATCTCCCTTAATCCGTTTACCCTGATCGGGGCAACAACGCGCTCAGGACTTTTGACAGCCCCTTTGCGTGCACGCTTTGGAATTAATTCGCGCCTACAATATTATGATGCGAAACTCCTAACAACTATCGTGTTGCGTTCGGCACATATCTTAAACACACCGATTTCTGATGAAGGTGCCTATGAGATTGCACGAAGGAGCAGAGGTACACCCCGGATAGCCAATGCTTTACTGCGCCGTACACGGGATTTTGCACAGATAAAGGGTAACGGAAGCATCGATAAAGAAATAGCGAAATATGCTTTGCACGCGCTTAATGTGGATGAAAATGGTTTAGACGAGATGGACAACAAAATCTTAACGACTATTATAGACAAATTTAAAGGTGGACCTGTCGGTTTAAAAACTGTAGCCACAGCAGTTGGGGAGGATGAAGGTACGATTGAGGAAGTCTACGAACCCTTTCTGATTCAAGAAGGATACATTATGCGGACCTCGCGGGGTCGCGAATGTACAGAGGCTGCTTATAAGCATTTGGGCCGTGTCAATCACTCGAAAGGAAATACATTGTTTTAA